The proteins below are encoded in one region of Malaclemys terrapin pileata isolate rMalTer1 chromosome 8, rMalTer1.hap1, whole genome shotgun sequence:
- the LOC128842544 gene encoding toll-like receptor 2, which yields MHITQLFVVILLIGLKLSEVVGDCSFNKSQSHCTCSLLDLENGGNLFQCLPAFVFELRGGNLEKYVGFASRTVNQQVLDILQTLQVTKIVFGDLLVPEVLLAAVMKFTYNMHITDIEFESCTFLGNASWFQMDRLNLPVSSLRFHNVTSASLAERDKDFAHLSRWLETLQNLTVTQSQVTYIPCSIGKVFRTLRYLDVSENYLQDQSMRPSFCQGAFPQLQVLKLHRNNLSSFYTMCEMLHQLEKLVHLDLSQNDLLAIPSSSCQWQPSLRILNLSTTGLDHIALPLPPNVEVLDKLHLSNNRLHAVPSAKNYPALEVLSLDGNLISYLPRDELQSLRHLQSLRAGRNLYNCSCAGASEIQALASMESLMPDWPQDYTCESPSHYQGTLVKNVPASVLQCNKAIVIIPVTVLLVLSCLAGIICFARRKTRSG from the exons ATGCACATCACTCAGCTGTTTGTGGTAATCCTGCTCATAGGATTGAAACTCTCTGAGGTAGTAGGTGACTGCTCCTTCAATAAGTCCCAAAGTCACTGCACCTGCTCTCTTTTGGATCTGGAAAATGGGGGAAACCTCTTTCAGTGCTTACCTGCCTTTGTCTTTGAGCTTCGAGGAGGAAACTTGGAGAAATATGTAGGTTTTGCATCAAGAACAGTAAATCAACAGGTGCTCGACAttctgcagacgctgcaggtgaCCAAGATTGTCTTTGGAGATCTCCTAGTGCCGGAAGTTCTCTTGGCAGCCGTCATGAAGTTCACTTACAACATGCATATTACAGATATCGAGTTTGAAAGCTGCACTTTCCTTGGAAATGCCAGCTGGTTCCAGATGGACAGGTTGAATCTACCTGTCTCCTCATTACGCTTTCATAATGTGACCTCTGCCTCCCTGGCTGAGAGAGACAAAGACTTTGCCCACCTGAGTAGGTGGCTGGAGACCTTGCAGAATCTGACTGTGACACAGTCTCAGGTCACCTACATTCCATGCAGCATTGGCAAGGTTTTCAGAACCTTACGCTATCTGGATGTGTCGGAAAACTACCTCCAGGACCAGAGCATGAGGCCTTCGTTTTGCCAGGGGGCTTTCCCACAACTCCAAGTATTAAAACTCCATCGCAACAATCTGAGCTCCTTCTACACCATGTGTGAAATGCTGCACCAGCTGGAGAAGCTCGTCCACTTAGACCTGAGTCAGAATGACCTCCTGGCTATCCCCTCCTCCTCATGTCAGTGGCAGCCATCCCTCCGCATCCTCAACTTGTCCACCACAGGCTTAGATCACAtcgccctgcctctgccccccaatGTTGAAGTATTAGAT AAACTCCACCTGTCCAATAACAGGCTGCATGCTGTCCCCTCAGCCAAAAACTATCCTGCTTTAGAAGTCCTCAGTCTAGATGGAAACCTGATCTCATACCTCCCAAGGGATGAGCTGCAGTCTCTGAGACACCTGCAGAGCCTAAGGGCAGGTCGGAATCTCTACAACTGTTCATGTGCGGGTGCCAGTGAGATCCAGGCCTTGGCGAGCATGGAGTCTTTGATGCCCGACTGGCCTCAGGACTACACATGTGAATCCCCATCTCATTACCAGGGCACCCTGGTGAAGAATGTGCCTGCTTCAGTGCTGCAGTGCAACAAGGCCATTGTGATAATTCCTGTCACTGTACTTCTTGTACTGAGCTGTTTGGCTGGGATCATTTGCTTTGCCAGACGTAAAACACGGTCTGGCTAA
- the TMCO6 gene encoding transmembrane and coiled-coil domain-containing protein 6 isoform X2, whose amino-acid sequence MWSRRSCRYRPDASGLEELRARRREQESALRKARRQQQLVSKRLLREDSLVNGDGQAGVEIAVEPLSEQEILQLLRDVQRGTEERKKLLSRLRQGLQHKETQQKFVRLEGSMRVLIGLFTSSLANVQMEAARCLHELSHSCDPAVAEACLPATSYLLTYLSGHSVEFTELCLYTLGNLAVESDAVRKQLLPQGIIPALASCIQSPHVAVLEGLGYVLSQLLQAREAPTKIIPLVLDSVLPQHMLQLVSSNLELGMGVAVEFAWCLHYIVCSHVNNTLLISQGIVSTLVLLLLELASVRSKAATEGLELLICPVLRCLSNLLAEDETEGCKVQIQDERLLVALFLFMQYFLQQHPFLVQECLWLLNNLTADEPIFCSAVLTMDLLPALLQLLSCSRMVTLLALTVLCNIAEKGPAYCYQLHQKAVLPSLLSTLALSDAQVVGQSLELLHLLFLHLPEAADDFLSQAGLQALEQHQDNPQLQERVRALSETYLQPAAVSLISCASASAAVLPSS is encoded by the exons ATGTGgagccggaggagctgccggtaCCGGCCCGATGCCAGCGGCCTGGAGGAGCTGCGGGCCCGCCGGcgggagcaggagtcag CTCTGAGGAAGGCCCGGAGGCAGCAGCAGTTGGTCAGTAAGAGACTTCTGCGGGAAGACAGCCTGGTGAATGGAGATGGGCAGGCTGGAGTGGAGATAGCAGTAGAACCTCTGTCTGAGCAGGAG ATTTTGCAGCTGCTGAGGGATGTCCAGAGGGGAACAGAGGAGAGGAAGAAATTGTTGAGTCGCCTTCGACAGGGACTGCAGCACAAAGAGACGCAGCAGAAATTTGtcag GTTGGAGGGCAGCATGCGGGTCCTAATCGGGCTCTTCACCAGCAGCTTGGCCAACGTACAGATGGAGGCAGCTCGCTGTCTGCACGAACTCTCACACTCCTGTGACCCTGCTGTGGCTGAGGCGTGTTTGCCAGCAACCTCCTATCTCCTGACCTATCTCTCAGGACACAGTGTAGAATTCACA GAGCTGTGTTTGTACACGCTGGGGAACTTGGCAGTGGAGAGTGACGCAGTGAGGAAGCAGCTTTTACCTCAAGGCATTATTCCAGCCCTAGCATCCTGTATCCAG TCCCCTCATGTGGCAGTGCTGGAAGGCCTGGGCTACGTCCTGTCGCAGCTCCTGCAGGCCAGGGAAGCTCCCACCAAGATCATACC CTTGGTTCTGGACTCGGTTCTCCCCCAGCACATGCTTCAATTGGTTAGCTCCAAcctggagctgggaatgggagtcGCCGTGGAGTTTGCTTGGTGTCTTCATTACATTGTGTGTAG CCATGTGAACAACACGCTGTTAATCTCCCAGGGGATCGTGTCAACCCTGGTGCTGCTCTTGCTAGAACTGGCTTCCGTGAGGTCAAAAGCAGCTACTGAGGGCCTGGAGTTG CTTATCTGTCCCGTGCTGCGGTGTCTCAGCAACCTGCTTGCGGAGGATGAGACAGAGGGCTGCAAAGTGCAGATCCAGGATGAGCGCCTCTTGGTGGCTTTGTTTCTCTTCATGCAGTACTTCCTCCAGCAGCACCCGTTCCTAGTGCAGGAGTGTCTCTGGCTTCTCAACAACCTCACAG CTGATGAGCCCATCTTCTGCTCTGCTGTGCTCACGATGGacctgctcccagccctcctgcagCTCTTGTCCTGTTCCCGGATGGTGACCCTGCTG GCTCTGACTGTGCTGTGTAACATTGCCGAGAAAGGCCCTGCCTACTGCTACCAGCTGCACCAGAAGGCTGTGCTGCCCTCGCTGCTCAGCACCCTTGCTCTTTCCGATGCCCAGGTGGTGGGCCAGAGTCTAGAGCTGCTACATCTCCTCTTCCTGCACCTGCCAGAG GCTGCTGACGACTTTCTCAGCCAAGCAGGACTGCAGGCCCTAGAACAGCACCAGGACAACCCCCAACTCCAGGAGCGAGTGAGGGCACTCAGTGAGACATACCTCCAGCCAGCTGCAGTCTCTCTGATCTCCTGTGCCAGTGCCTCAGCTGCTGTACTGCCCTCCTCCTAG
- the TMCO6 gene encoding transmembrane and coiled-coil domain-containing protein 6 isoform X1, which yields MPAAWRSCGPAGGSRSQVRARQSRRAEALGTGLGPAGASLGGSGSGALRKARRQQQLVSKRLLREDSLVNGDGQAGVEIAVEPLSEQEILQLLRDVQRGTEERKKLLSRLRQGLQHKETQQKFVRLEGSMRVLIGLFTSSLANVQMEAARCLHELSHSCDPAVAEACLPATSYLLTYLSGHSVEFTELCLYTLGNLAVESDAVRKQLLPQGIIPALASCIQSPHVAVLEGLGYVLSQLLQAREAPTKIIPLVLDSVLPQHMLQLVSSNLELGMGVAVEFAWCLHYIVCSHVNNTLLISQGIVSTLVLLLLELASVRSKAATEGLELLICPVLRCLSNLLAEDETEGCKVQIQDERLLVALFLFMQYFLQQHPFLVQECLWLLNNLTADEPIFCSAVLTMDLLPALLQLLSCSRMVTLLALTVLCNIAEKGPAYCYQLHQKAVLPSLLSTLALSDAQVVGQSLELLHLLFLHLPEAADDFLSQAGLQALEQHQDNPQLQERVRALSETYLQPAAVSLISCASASAAVLPSS from the exons ATGCCAGCGGCCTGGAGGAGCTGCGGGCCCGCCGGcgggagcaggagtcaggtccGGGCCCGACAGAGCCGCCGGGCCGAGGCCTTGGGAACCGGGCTGGGCCCTGCAGGAGCCAGTCTTGGGGGGAGCGGTTCTGGAG CTCTGAGGAAGGCCCGGAGGCAGCAGCAGTTGGTCAGTAAGAGACTTCTGCGGGAAGACAGCCTGGTGAATGGAGATGGGCAGGCTGGAGTGGAGATAGCAGTAGAACCTCTGTCTGAGCAGGAG ATTTTGCAGCTGCTGAGGGATGTCCAGAGGGGAACAGAGGAGAGGAAGAAATTGTTGAGTCGCCTTCGACAGGGACTGCAGCACAAAGAGACGCAGCAGAAATTTGtcag GTTGGAGGGCAGCATGCGGGTCCTAATCGGGCTCTTCACCAGCAGCTTGGCCAACGTACAGATGGAGGCAGCTCGCTGTCTGCACGAACTCTCACACTCCTGTGACCCTGCTGTGGCTGAGGCGTGTTTGCCAGCAACCTCCTATCTCCTGACCTATCTCTCAGGACACAGTGTAGAATTCACA GAGCTGTGTTTGTACACGCTGGGGAACTTGGCAGTGGAGAGTGACGCAGTGAGGAAGCAGCTTTTACCTCAAGGCATTATTCCAGCCCTAGCATCCTGTATCCAG TCCCCTCATGTGGCAGTGCTGGAAGGCCTGGGCTACGTCCTGTCGCAGCTCCTGCAGGCCAGGGAAGCTCCCACCAAGATCATACC CTTGGTTCTGGACTCGGTTCTCCCCCAGCACATGCTTCAATTGGTTAGCTCCAAcctggagctgggaatgggagtcGCCGTGGAGTTTGCTTGGTGTCTTCATTACATTGTGTGTAG CCATGTGAACAACACGCTGTTAATCTCCCAGGGGATCGTGTCAACCCTGGTGCTGCTCTTGCTAGAACTGGCTTCCGTGAGGTCAAAAGCAGCTACTGAGGGCCTGGAGTTG CTTATCTGTCCCGTGCTGCGGTGTCTCAGCAACCTGCTTGCGGAGGATGAGACAGAGGGCTGCAAAGTGCAGATCCAGGATGAGCGCCTCTTGGTGGCTTTGTTTCTCTTCATGCAGTACTTCCTCCAGCAGCACCCGTTCCTAGTGCAGGAGTGTCTCTGGCTTCTCAACAACCTCACAG CTGATGAGCCCATCTTCTGCTCTGCTGTGCTCACGATGGacctgctcccagccctcctgcagCTCTTGTCCTGTTCCCGGATGGTGACCCTGCTG GCTCTGACTGTGCTGTGTAACATTGCCGAGAAAGGCCCTGCCTACTGCTACCAGCTGCACCAGAAGGCTGTGCTGCCCTCGCTGCTCAGCACCCTTGCTCTTTCCGATGCCCAGGTGGTGGGCCAGAGTCTAGAGCTGCTACATCTCCTCTTCCTGCACCTGCCAGAG GCTGCTGACGACTTTCTCAGCCAAGCAGGACTGCAGGCCCTAGAACAGCACCAGGACAACCCCCAACTCCAGGAGCGAGTGAGGGCACTCAGTGAGACATACCTCCAGCCAGCTGCAGTCTCTCTGATCTCCTGTGCCAGTGCCTCAGCTGCTGTACTGCCCTCCTCCTAG
- the TMCO6 gene encoding transmembrane and coiled-coil domain-containing protein 6 isoform X3: MPAAWRSCGPAGGSRSQILQLLRDVQRGTEERKKLLSRLRQGLQHKETQQKFVRLEGSMRVLIGLFTSSLANVQMEAARCLHELSHSCDPAVAEACLPATSYLLTYLSGHSVEFTELCLYTLGNLAVESDAVRKQLLPQGIIPALASCIQSPHVAVLEGLGYVLSQLLQAREAPTKIIPLVLDSVLPQHMLQLVSSNLELGMGVAVEFAWCLHYIVCSHVNNTLLISQGIVSTLVLLLLELASVRSKAATEGLELLICPVLRCLSNLLAEDETEGCKVQIQDERLLVALFLFMQYFLQQHPFLVQECLWLLNNLTADEPIFCSAVLTMDLLPALLQLLSCSRMVTLLALTVLCNIAEKGPAYCYQLHQKAVLPSLLSTLALSDAQVVGQSLELLHLLFLHLPEAADDFLSQAGLQALEQHQDNPQLQERVRALSETYLQPAAVSLISCASASAAVLPSS, encoded by the exons ATGCCAGCGGCCTGGAGGAGCTGCGGGCCCGCCGGcgggagcaggagtcag ATTTTGCAGCTGCTGAGGGATGTCCAGAGGGGAACAGAGGAGAGGAAGAAATTGTTGAGTCGCCTTCGACAGGGACTGCAGCACAAAGAGACGCAGCAGAAATTTGtcag GTTGGAGGGCAGCATGCGGGTCCTAATCGGGCTCTTCACCAGCAGCTTGGCCAACGTACAGATGGAGGCAGCTCGCTGTCTGCACGAACTCTCACACTCCTGTGACCCTGCTGTGGCTGAGGCGTGTTTGCCAGCAACCTCCTATCTCCTGACCTATCTCTCAGGACACAGTGTAGAATTCACA GAGCTGTGTTTGTACACGCTGGGGAACTTGGCAGTGGAGAGTGACGCAGTGAGGAAGCAGCTTTTACCTCAAGGCATTATTCCAGCCCTAGCATCCTGTATCCAG TCCCCTCATGTGGCAGTGCTGGAAGGCCTGGGCTACGTCCTGTCGCAGCTCCTGCAGGCCAGGGAAGCTCCCACCAAGATCATACC CTTGGTTCTGGACTCGGTTCTCCCCCAGCACATGCTTCAATTGGTTAGCTCCAAcctggagctgggaatgggagtcGCCGTGGAGTTTGCTTGGTGTCTTCATTACATTGTGTGTAG CCATGTGAACAACACGCTGTTAATCTCCCAGGGGATCGTGTCAACCCTGGTGCTGCTCTTGCTAGAACTGGCTTCCGTGAGGTCAAAAGCAGCTACTGAGGGCCTGGAGTTG CTTATCTGTCCCGTGCTGCGGTGTCTCAGCAACCTGCTTGCGGAGGATGAGACAGAGGGCTGCAAAGTGCAGATCCAGGATGAGCGCCTCTTGGTGGCTTTGTTTCTCTTCATGCAGTACTTCCTCCAGCAGCACCCGTTCCTAGTGCAGGAGTGTCTCTGGCTTCTCAACAACCTCACAG CTGATGAGCCCATCTTCTGCTCTGCTGTGCTCACGATGGacctgctcccagccctcctgcagCTCTTGTCCTGTTCCCGGATGGTGACCCTGCTG GCTCTGACTGTGCTGTGTAACATTGCCGAGAAAGGCCCTGCCTACTGCTACCAGCTGCACCAGAAGGCTGTGCTGCCCTCGCTGCTCAGCACCCTTGCTCTTTCCGATGCCCAGGTGGTGGGCCAGAGTCTAGAGCTGCTACATCTCCTCTTCCTGCACCTGCCAGAG GCTGCTGACGACTTTCTCAGCCAAGCAGGACTGCAGGCCCTAGAACAGCACCAGGACAACCCCCAACTCCAGGAGCGAGTGAGGGCACTCAGTGAGACATACCTCCAGCCAGCTGCAGTCTCTCTGATCTCCTGTGCCAGTGCCTCAGCTGCTGTACTGCCCTCCTCCTAG
- the NDUFA2 gene encoding NADH dehydrogenase [ubiquinone] 1 alpha subcomplex subunit 2, protein MAAAAAVRSIGSGLGRSLKELRIHLCQRSPGSQGTRDFIEQHYVTLKKANPDFPILIRECSDVQPKLWARYEFGRESCVPLNNLNVDQVAKALENVVHSKT, encoded by the exons ATGGCGGCGGCAGCGGCTGTGCGGAGTATCGGGAGCGGTCTGGGCCGGAGCCTCAAGGAGCTTCGGATCCACCTGTGTCAGCGCTCGCCGGGCAGCCAGGGCACCAG AGACTTCATTGAACAGCACTACGTGACTCTGAAGAAGGCAAACCCGGATTTCCCCATCCTGATTCGGGAGTGCTCTGATGTGCAGCCTAAGCTCTGGGCTCGATACG agttCGGCAGAGAGAGTTGCGTGCCACTGAATAATCTCAATGTGGATCAAGTGGCCAAGGCCCTGGAGAACGTTGTTCACAGCAAAACATGA